Proteins encoded within one genomic window of Nitrososphaerota archaeon:
- a CDS encoding adenylosuccinate lyase, with product MFDFNTYLSVFTWRYGSNEMRQLFSEVATRATWRRIWLALAEAEAEKGLVTQEELEDIRAYADASKVDLKRAHEVEREIRHDLMAEVRVFAEQAKRGGGKIHLGATSADIEDNADALKIRAALDIILTRLVNCLDSASKKIREYHDLPCLGWTHLQPAEPTTVGYRLAQYAQDLVTDIRCVEFLLEKVVKGKGLKGSVGTSSSFKELLSGISEPIELESAFLSKLGLDAYFVSTQTYPRKLDLLLLSTLASIAQSAHKFAFDVRLMQSPVFGEWSEPIGERQVGSSAMPFKRNPVSSERICSLARFVAVLPQVAFINASSTLLERTLDDSANRRIIISEGFLAVDEILILYDKIMGGLQIYEKVIERNLRRFAPFSATERLLMRLVKAGESRQEMHELIRTYSFKAWRAVLEGEENPLIDLLASDSRIAAKIQRSELESILGSAGFKEQVGDAPKRCLEFLSRDVEPILEKYADRVGRRVSAEF from the coding sequence ATGTTCGACTTCAACACCTACCTATCTGTATTCACCTGGCGATACGGAAGCAATGAGATGAGACAGCTCTTCTCCGAGGTAGCTACGAGGGCCACTTGGAGGCGCATCTGGCTCGCTTTGGCTGAAGCGGAGGCTGAGAAGGGGCTTGTGACGCAAGAGGAGCTCGAGGATATAAGGGCTTACGCTGATGCTTCGAAGGTAGATCTAAAGAGGGCGCACGAAGTGGAGCGTGAAATCAGACACGACCTGATGGCTGAGGTAAGGGTCTTCGCTGAGCAGGCCAAGAGAGGCGGCGGTAAGATACATCTAGGCGCAACCTCAGCCGACATCGAGGATAATGCTGATGCCTTGAAGATCAGAGCAGCCCTAGACATAATCTTGACTAGGCTCGTAAACTGCCTAGACTCAGCCTCCAAGAAGATCAGAGAATACCACGATCTACCTTGCTTGGGTTGGACACACCTACAGCCAGCCGAGCCGACCACAGTAGGCTATAGATTGGCTCAGTACGCTCAGGATCTTGTAACCGATATTAGGTGCGTGGAGTTCCTCTTAGAGAAGGTGGTTAAGGGGAAGGGGCTTAAGGGCTCCGTAGGCACATCCTCGAGCTTCAAAGAGCTGCTCTCAGGCATCTCCGAGCCGATTGAGCTCGAATCAGCTTTTCTGAGTAAGCTTGGGTTAGACGCCTACTTCGTCTCAACCCAAACATACCCTAGGAAGCTCGATCTCCTACTGCTATCTACACTAGCTTCTATTGCTCAGAGTGCTCATAAGTTTGCCTTCGATGTTAGGTTGATGCAGTCGCCTGTGTTCGGTGAGTGGTCTGAGCCTATAGGTGAGCGTCAAGTAGGCTCCTCTGCTATGCCTTTTAAGCGCAACCCTGTTTCGAGTGAGAGGATATGCTCTCTGGCGCGTTTCGTAGCTGTGCTGCCGCAAGTAGCTTTCATCAACGCCTCCTCAACCCTACTTGAGCGAACATTAGATGACTCAGCGAACAGAAGGATAATCATCTCAGAGGGCTTCTTGGCCGTAGATGAAATACTCATACTCTACGACAAGATAATGGGTGGGCTACAGATATATGAGAAGGTGATCGAAAGGAACCTCAGACGCTTCGCTCCGTTCTCCGCAACAGAGCGCCTACTCATGAGGCTGGTTAAAGCGGGGGAGAGTAGGCAGGAGATGCACGAGCTGATCAGAACATACTCGTTTAAAGCGTGGAGAGCGGTCTTAGAAGGCGAAGAGAACCCGCTTATAGACCTTTTAGCAAGCGACAGCAGGATAGCAGCCAAGATACAGAGAAGCGAATTAGAGTCTATACTCGGCTCAGCAGGCTTTAAGGAGCAGGTGGGCGATGCGCCGAAGCGCTGCCTAGAGTTCCTCAGCAGAGATGTCGAACCTATCTTAGAGAAGTATGCAGATAGGGTTGGGCGGAGGGTTAGTGCTGAGTTCTAG
- a CDS encoding NDP-sugar synthase, protein MKAVVLAGGEGTRLRPLTLTRPKSMLPLGPAPVIEHLIKHLAKCGFGEVILTVGYLSDQVRSYLGDGSKLGVKIHYSVEPEDLLLGTAGSVKMLSHLLYERFLVVQGDTYTEIDLSEAVKAHIRCGADATIVVRSVSNPWLFGTVEHDSDGFITGFQEKPRPEECRSNKVSTGIYVLEPEVLDFITQHPCDFAKNVFPKMLSSRKRLLAYEGEGYWVDVGSREGYLEAQKRILRKHMEETDTSIWMLGEAHIGREARLEAPLLIGSGVRVEDGATVGPYASVLSGSRIAGNATVVSSTLFEDVSVGSGSKILESIVGEKASVGEEATVEESIIGQAAHVKRGVKIRAGCRIWPNVVVEEGEEVKGTVLFTHEKTFYFFTDYGRYTGILASSITSFLEAVTVVEAKSLEFHLYRRDFERWIRDVIQAPLLAEEVAALRKQMLRGEELRAGLVKIVKAWLRYVTEEKTSSP, encoded by the coding sequence TTGAAGGCTGTGGTTTTAGCGGGTGGGGAGGGGACTAGGTTAAGACCCCTAACGCTCACACGCCCGAAGTCTATGCTACCTTTAGGTCCAGCACCTGTGATCGAGCATCTGATAAAACACTTGGCTAAATGCGGTTTTGGGGAGGTGATCTTAACCGTAGGTTACTTGAGTGATCAAGTTAGAAGCTATTTAGGTGATGGATCAAAGCTTGGTGTGAAGATACACTATTCGGTTGAGCCTGAAGATCTCCTACTAGGCACGGCTGGGAGCGTGAAGATGCTCAGCCACCTCCTCTATGAGCGCTTCCTAGTCGTCCAAGGGGACACATACACGGAGATAGACCTTTCAGAAGCGGTTAAGGCTCATATTAGATGCGGGGCTGATGCCACAATAGTTGTGAGGAGCGTTTCAAACCCCTGGCTCTTCGGCACAGTAGAACACGATAGCGACGGATTCATCACAGGCTTCCAAGAGAAGCCTAGACCAGAGGAGTGCCGCTCAAACAAGGTCAGCACAGGGATATACGTACTTGAACCAGAGGTTCTTGACTTCATAACTCAGCACCCCTGCGATTTCGCGAAGAACGTCTTTCCGAAGATGCTCTCCTCGAGGAAGAGGCTGCTAGCATATGAAGGTGAAGGCTATTGGGTTGATGTAGGCAGTAGAGAGGGATACCTTGAAGCGCAGAAGCGTATTCTGAGGAAGCATATGGAGGAGACCGACACCTCAATATGGATGCTAGGCGAAGCCCACATAGGAAGAGAAGCTAGGTTAGAGGCGCCTCTGCTGATAGGCTCAGGGGTCAGAGTTGAGGACGGTGCGACCGTAGGACCCTATGCAAGCGTTTTGAGCGGGTCAAGAATAGCGGGTAACGCTACGGTGGTTTCATCAACCCTATTTGAGGATGTGTCGGTGGGCAGCGGCTCAAAGATCTTGGAGAGCATAGTAGGTGAGAAAGCATCTGTAGGTGAGGAAGCAACGGTTGAGGAGTCTATAATAGGGCAGGCAGCCCACGTTAAGAGGGGGGTTAAGATAAGGGCGGGTTGCAGAATATGGCCTAATGTCGTGGTAGAGGAGGGTGAGGAGGTTAAGGGCACCGTCCTATTTACGCACGAAAAAACCTTCTACTTTTTCACAGACTACGGCAGATACACAGGCATCTTAGCTTCCTCGATCACATCCTTCCTAGAAGCGGTTACCGTTGTAGAGGCTAAGTCGCTGGAGTTCCACCTATATAGAAGGGACTTTGAACGCTGGATAAGAGATGTCATCCAAGCACCTCTCCTCGCTGAAGAAGTTGCCGCTCTCAGAAAGCAGATGTTAAGAGGCGAAGAGCTTAGAGCTGGGCTGGTCAAGATTGTAAAAGCTTGGCTCAGATATGTGACCGAGGAGAAGACATCCTCTCCCTAA
- the purS gene encoding phosphoribosylformylglycinamidine synthase subunit PurS codes for MPTFKVNVVIENKPTIRDPEGEVIMRDLMVKNGYTQIKGVRAAKLLKIVVEASNSEEAKQLVSKMCDELRIYNPVVSVCSIEVLGA; via the coding sequence TTGCCTACCTTCAAAGTTAACGTAGTGATAGAGAATAAGCCCACCATAAGGGACCCTGAAGGAGAGGTGATTATGAGAGATTTGATGGTAAAGAATGGCTACACTCAGATCAAGGGTGTTAGAGCAGCTAAGCTTCTTAAGATTGTCGTGGAAGCTTCGAACAGTGAGGAAGCAAAGCAGCTCGTCTCGAAGATGTGCGACGAGCTGAGGATCTATAATCCTGTTGTTAGCGTGTGCTCGATTGAGGTGCTGGGTGCCTAG